One Sciurus carolinensis chromosome Y, mSciCar1.2, whole genome shotgun sequence DNA window includes the following coding sequences:
- the LOC124973021 gene encoding heat shock transcription factor, Y-linked-like, translating to MAQVSSEIQDISPRDESAGSETSNRSPLCDHTFTEDSDLRTLIEENAFQVLSQGSLIKRPRYTFCVSEPDEDNDFLSLTFPRKLWKIVESDKFKSIWWDEDGTSIVINEELFKKEVLERKAPFRIFETDSMKSLVRQLNLYGFSKMRQNFQRSASLADFLAEEKEVSVLSKLQFYHNPNFKRGCPQLLVRMKRRVGIKNASPVSASLVPDLNKKHLRAGGNVDNHNSGLIAETSGESLFSTSTNLNVPLTKEPSTSQRIANTTDLIRSDFSPPSSTSVRPSEQIVTDEHAILNQLTTFHMRSHSSYTQANGHIVNFITTSTSQYHIISPLQNSYFGLMMEPSTFPTRYPDLSANEAPVSNLLPAGNPWFPMPMIADTSASLSRSTHQPSSYQHHPNYN from the exons atgGCACAAGTTTCTTCAGAAATTCAAGATATTTCTCCTAGAGATGAATCAGCTGGTTCCGAAACTTCCAACAGATCTCCACTGTGTGATCACACATTCACTGAAGACTCAGACTTAAGGACTCTGATTGAGGAAAATGCTTTTCAGGTGTTGTCTCAGGGATCCTTGATAAAAAGACCACGTTATACATTTTGTGTCTCTGAACCAGATGAAgataatgattttctttctctgacctTTCCCAgaaaactttggaaaatagttgaAAGTGACAAATTTAAGTCTATTTGGTGGGATGAGGATGGAACTTCTATAGTAATTAatgaagaactttttaaaaaagaagttttggAAAGAAAGGCCCCTTTCAGAATATTTGAAACTGATAGTATGAAAAGTTTAGTTCGACAGCTTAATCTTTATGGATTTAGTAAAATGAGACAGAATTTTCAAAGATCTGCTTCTCTAGCTGACTTTttggcagaagaaaaagaagtttctgttttaagCAAG TTACAGTTCTAtcataatccaaattttaaacGAGGCTGTCCCCAACTTTTagtaagaatgaaaagaagagtCGGGATTAAAAATGCTTCTCCAGTATCTGCTTCATTAGTTCCAGATCTCAACAAGAAGCATCTTAGAGCAGGGGGTAATGTGGATAATCATAATTCTGGTTTAATTGCTGAAACTAGTggagaaagtttattttcaaCCTCTACAAATTTAAATGTGCCTCTAACAAAGGAGCCTTCTACCAGCCAAAGAATTGCTAATACAACTGATCTAATCAGAAGTGATTTTTCTCCTCCATCATCAACTTCAGTTAGACCATCAGAGCAAATTGTAACAGATGAACATGCTATTTTAAATCAGTTGACCACTTTTCATATGCGCTCACATAGCAGCTACACTCAAGCAAATGGCCACATTGTGAATTTCATTACAACTTCTACTTCTCAATACCACATCATATCTCCCTTACAGAACAGTTATTTTGGACTGATGATGGAGCCTTCTACTTTTCCAACTAGATATCCTGATTTATCAGCAAATGAGGCTCCTGTTTCTAACCTGCTACCAGCAGGCAACCCATGGTTCCCAATGCCTATGATAGCTGATACATCTGCCTCGCTTTCAAGGTCAACTCATCAACCTTCTTCATACCAACATCATCCTAATTACAACTGA